The nucleotide sequence CACTCTGTACAACAAACATGTTGTTTGTTACATTCTGGATTTGCACAGTTCACGTAGCGATCTTCTGTTTTTCCGCAATAATAACATGTAGCAATAACTACATCTTCATCTGTGCGGTTTACCGGAACTGAGATACGCTCATCAAATACGTAGAGTTTTCCATCCCAAAGCTTCCCTTGAACTTCGTCGTCTTTACCGTAAGTTACGATTCCGCCTTCAAGCTGTGATACATCCTGAAACCCTTCTTGTAGAAGAAAGCCTGAGAACTTTTCACAGCGGATACCACCTGTACAGTACGTTAAAACTTTTTTATCTTTAAATTGGCTTATGTTTTCGCGGACCCATTTAGGGAAATCTCTAGATGCTTTAACATCTGGACGAATCGCACCGCGAAAGTGCCCAATTTCATATTCATAATCATTACGTCCGTCAATTACAATAACATCTTCGTCCTGTAACGCTTCGTAAAATTCTCTTGGAGATAAACGTTTACCAGATAATTGGTTTGGATCTACGTCTTCTTCAAAACGCCAAGTTACAAGTTCCTGTTTATGACGAACAAACATTTTTTTAAATGCATGTTGTTCAATATCATCTATTTTAAAAACAATATCTTCAAATCGCGGATCTGCTTTAAGGTGATCCATGTAGATTTGAGTTTGTTCATACGTACCTGACACTGTTCCGTTTATACCCTCAGGTGCTACAATAATTCTTCCTAGAAGACCTAAGTCCTTACAAAACTTTAAATGTTCATCTTTAAAGCTTTCTGGATCATCGATCGGAACATACTTGTAATACAATAGTACTCTCATTTTTTCTGACACAATTATTCACCAACCTGCAACGTTAGTTTATTTTTTGCGACGCCAAATAAAAAACCACCGGTCCCAATAGCCATCCCCGTGGTGAGTACCGGAACTAACCGATAATCAATATATTCAATTGGAAGTGGCGCGCCCACCAGGATTCGAACCCAGAATACGAGAGCCGAAATCTCGTGTGATATCCATTTCACTATAGGCGCTAATTTACGTCACGAATAATATCATAAACAATTTCTTAAAATAATACAAGTGTTTTTTACATCAATTAAATAACTGTTCCTTAATTTACCAAATGACGAGAATCTTCAGAGCTTTCATAGATCGTGATGACAGGTTCTTCAGGATGCCATTTGAATACACCTTTTTTCCCATTTAAGATAGCTGGGAAATGCAGCGTGGAAGAAAATGCATCTTCAAACCACACGCCGTGAGACAATATATTAGAAATAAACATTTCTGCTTCAAGTTCCATGAATTGAATTCGCTTTTCCCAAGCTGCTTTTTCTTCAGCATTTAACTGAGGTTCAACTTGTTGAAATGATTCGTACCAAAGATCAAACTCTCTTTGTAAATTATGGAGAGAGTCAAACTCTTTTGAGAGGACAGGAAGCAATTGGTTGGCTTCTTCTAATGTATAACGCTTCATCACATCGTTCTCCTTCACCTTCATGTCCGTATTATATCAAATGATAAAAACTTTGCACACAAAAATGACAAGAAGAAAACCTTTTGGTTCCCCAAAAGGTTAAATGGTTAGACACATTTCTTTTTTTGGATTCTTTAAGTCTAAATAGAAGTCTCTTACCGTATCATCTTCAAGAAGCTCAGGAAAATCCCTTCTGTACTCTGAACTAATCAAGATTTGTTCTACAAGATCAACAGATCCTTTTCTTAATAAAAGACGTAACGTTAACCATTTATCCCTTTTTGCTTTTAAGTGAAACTTCGTGATAAAAAGCATGATTCTATCATCACTTGAGAACGTCTTTTCCTTTTCTTTTCGTAAATTAATTTGAGATACCGTTTTCATAGAGAACACCCTCCCTTTAATTTGCGAGCTCTTAATACCATTATTATTCAGTTTTTTCTGAAATATACTTGTCCATATTAGAAATCTAGTTTTTTTATGGACGGGTATTAATAGAAAAGCCAGCATTTGCCTCATCAACCTATATTTGATTAAATAACTTTATAAGCAATTAACTAGGAGCTGTGTTTAATGAAAAAACTTCAAAAAGAAATAGTATTAGGAAATTTCCTCACCATATTAACTGAATCAGATACGTGGAGAATCGGAGGCTTTCCACTTCCAGATGGATCTTTCCACGAATTCAGAGAGCCAGAGGCAGTTGTTATTGTAAGAAATGATGAGTTGTATGTCAGGGTTAACCCCTTCACTAAATCACACCCTTCTGTGCAATTTTTAGATAATGCAAAACACATGTATTATTCGAATGAATCGATTAAAGTGCCTGAAGACGGAACCATCTCCTTTCAATGGAAAATGCGCTCTCGCCCAATCGGTACTCATGCTAACGATTTATACGATGGTTTTGTATCTGTGAATTTATTGGACTTTACAACTGGCGCAGCGCTTGATTTTTTTGCTGGGAACGAACAATTTGCAAGTGTTTATGCAGTACTTCCGTTCCCAGGTGTTTCAGTGCCTGAAACCGACAAAACGAGATACTTTTGTATTTTTAAAGAAGAAAAAGATTTTAACGATAGAGAATGGAACGAATATCGAATTACTTACAACCGTGAAGCAGACGAAGTAACTTTCGCTGTAAACGGATCAATCGTAAGAAATGAAAAAAATGTTCCAATCAAATTTAATGAATTTACAGTTGCTCTTGGACTTATGACCGAAAAAGATTTAGCACCAGAAGGCAGTACTTCTCTTCACGGACAAGGCATCATCGGTGAATGGTCACCTATGAAAGTTACGATTGAAGAATAATACAATAATCGCGTTTTACCTTTATAGGTCTGCATGATGCGGGCCTTTTTTTATTTATTCTAGGAATACTTTGAAAATTCCTTTTTTTGCGACAGTTTTATATAATAAGTATTGAGCAATTAAGAGAGGATGTGGCAAAATGTCACAAATAAACGTGTTACAAATTGAAGAAATAACACTTAATCAGCTACATATGCATTTTGAAAATGGGGAATTAAACTCTTTTGACCTTGTAAAATATTATTTAGATCGAATATCAAGATATGATAAACAAGGTCCACAAATCAACTCTGTTCTTGAAGTTAATCCTGGTGCATTATTCATAGCAAGGAAATTAGACCATGAGCGGCAAAACGGGAAAATACGCGGTCCTTTGCACGGGGTCCCTGTTATCATTAAGGACAATATTGATACTGCTGATCAGATGCATACTAGCGCAGGGTCATTAGCTCTTCAAAACCACTATGCTCAAAAAGATGCGTTTATTGTTCAGAAACTGAGAGAAGCTGGTGCTGTTATTTTAGGGAAAGCCAATATGACCGAATGGGCAAACTTCATGGCCTATAATATGCCAAATGGATATAGCTCGAGAGGCGGACAAGTTCTAAATCCCTACGGCCCAGGCGTACTTGATGTAAGTGGTTCCAGTTCTGGATCTGCTGCGGCTGTTGCATGTAACTTTGCCACTCTTGCAATTGGAACAGAAACATCAGGATCTATATTATGCCCTGCTGGTAATAACAATATTGTTGGAATCAAACCAACTGTCGGTTTGGTATCGAGAACAGGAATCATACCTATCTCGATCAGTCAGGATACAGCAGGCCCAATGGCAAGAACCGTTAAGGATGCAGCAATACTGCTTGAAGTAATAGCAGGCGTAGATTCTCAAGATGCAGCCACCCATATTGCACCTGAGCAATCCTCATATACAGATGGTTTAGAACAATCGTCATTAAATGGAAAAAGGTTTGGAGTAACCTATGAGTTTTGTATTCGTGATCTGAATGAAAAACAAAGGTCTGTGTTTGATGAAGTACTACAATTAATAAAAACGCAAGGCGGAGAAATTATTTATTTAGATCAGATCTCTCCATTAGAAAAAGATGGATCTAACTATACTGTTCTTTTACATGAATTCAAATCAGGTCTTAATCATTATTTAAAGTCTGTCTCCCCTGCAATTGGTATTTCAACCTTATCTGATGTCATTGCGTTAAATAATGAACATAAAGATAACTGCCTTAAGTATAATCAAGAGTTACTAATCGAGAGCAACGAAACAGATGGAACTTTAACTAGTACAGAATATCTTCAATCTAGAATGAACGATTTGGAAAAGACACAGAACAAAGGTATTGATCTCGTGATGAACGAAAATCAACTTGATGCTATTATTAGCCCGAACGATGTTTGGTACGGAATTCCAGCAAAAGCAGGCTACCCTTCTATTTCCGTCCCTTCAGGCTTTGATGAAGCTGGATTGCCTCTAAGTGTCATGTTCACAGGTGTTGCTTTCTCAGAGAAAAAGCTTATTCAGTTGGCATATGCGTTTGAACAAGCTTCACAAAAAAGGATAACTGTTGTATTTAAATAGTTAAAAGTAAAAACCGGGAATAGCACCCGGTTTTTTACGATTATTTGGTTCTTTTCTAAATGACTATTGCTTTAGGCCTTTTTCTCTCCATTTGCAAATGGTTTGAAGCTAGCAAACTAGAACGAAAATCAAATACTGTTAAGAGCAAGATTGTATGTGAAAAACAGCACTATACTCATTCATTCCTGTTTTTAAATAACACGGTGTATTGCAGAAATCGCAAGTTCGATGTCTTCAGCACTTACATCATAGTGTGTTGTAAATCTAATTTGTCCTTCCCCGAATGAGACGGCGAGCAGGCCTTCTTTCTTCAGGTTACTTAAGAATTCTTCATTGGTTTGCAAGGTTTTTTCTGTATTAACAATAACAATGTTCGTATCAGGCCTGTTAACAAGAGTTAACTTATCCATTTCTTCTATGGCATCAGCTAGTTTTAATGCTTTTTCATGATCTTCAGCTAAGCGATCTACCATTTCTGTTATCGAGATGATACCGCTTGCTGCAAGGAAACCTGCTTGTCTCATTCCCCCGCCAAGTCGCTTTCTCCATTTTCTCGCTTTTTGAATGACTTCTTTTTTGCCTGCTAATAAGGAACCGACAGGGGACCCTAAACCTTTCGATAAGCAAATCTGTACTGAATCACAATATTGGGTAAAATCTTTCACATCCCTTTTTGATGCTACCACTGCATTAAAGAGACGTGCTCCATCGATATGAACGGGTATGCCCGCGTTAGAAGCAATATCATATATAGCGCTCATGTTCTCTAAAGAAACAATAGATCCTCCAGAACGGTTGTGTGTGTTCTCAAGACATATTAAAGAAGTATCAGGAAAATGAATATCATCAGAACGAATAGCACTTTTCACTGTGTTAGGGTTCATTTCGCCTTTGATACCTTGAACGACTCTTGGCTGAACACCAGCTAAAGCTGAAGTGGCTCCCCCTTCATAAAAAAAGATATGAGACTCTGCTTCAACGATAATCTCATCGCCTGGCGATGTTTGAGCAAGAACGGCTAATTGATTGCCTTGTGTGCCGCTAGTAACAAATAAAGCATCTTCTTTTCCTGTTATTTCAGCAGTCAATTCTTCTAGTCTATTAATCGTGGGATCTTCACCGTAAACATCATCCCCGACTGATGCATTATAGATGGCTTCTCTCATTTTTTTTGTTGGTTGTGTAAGGGTATCACTTCTAAGGTCAATCATATTACACCTCATTCTAAATTTTTTAAGGCTGTTTCCGAAAACTCTGTTGCATTTTTAGAATAGAGTCTTTAGTAAAGGGGCTTATTAATTACTCCATATAAAGTACTGGCATTCCTTTTAATTACAGAAAAACCCAAATCTTTAAATTTCGTGCTTGTTCGATTATCTTTCATCACTACACGCTGTGAAGATACTCTTAATGCTTCATTAATCGTTTTCTTAGTAAGTTCCCCGTAATCAGCACTGCTTTTTAAACCTTGTATACCTGGAGAAGCGATGGTTGATTCGAACATAGGGTCAAAATAAACAACATCATAGCGATTATCAGGTTGTTTTTTTAGAAACTCGTAATGATTACTCTGTACAACTTCAATTCTTCTCATGGCTGCATTCATCTCTGGCAGTTTTGATTCCCATACTTTAAGGCCGCTGCGAACGACAAATGAAATAGCGGTACTGCTCTCAATCCCCGTTACAGAGCCATTCTCTCCCGTGACTAAACTAGCTACTATAGAGTCAGAAGCTAGTCCTAATGTACAGTCCAATAAAGTCATACCTTCACTTAATTGGCTAGCTTCAATAAAGGCATCTTTTTCTCCTCTAAGTATTTGCTTTACACGGAACATTGAAGAATTAGGATGAAAAAAGAAAGGTGTGCCCCCGTCTTTTGGATGATACGAAATTTTATCGACCCCGATCATGAGTACATCTTTATTGTACTTTTCGGTTAAGGATGATATGGAGAGGCCTTCTCGCTCCACGAATGTCCCTCCTATTGATAGGGCAACTTCTTCTGCTTTATTTTGTAACCGCAATGCATTTTTTCCGGCTGTTGTAACAATCAATGTATTCACCTGTCTGTTTATAAATTAATGTTGTTCTTGCAAACTTCGTTGATTCTGAAAGTGATTGATTTCGCTCCAACTAAATGAACAAGGAAGTAAAATCAAATTCAAAAAAGGCTTCTTATTATTTGCATATATCTTGGAACAAACCTAAAATATGGGAAGATATATGTATGAGGAGGCACCACCATGAAAAAAGGTTTATCGTTTCAAGCCTTAGGCAAATTTACATATCGTTTCCGTGTTCTTATTATAACATTTTGGGTACTGACTACCATTGTATTAGGCTTCTTTGCTGTCAAACTTCCTTCAATATTAAGTGGAAGCGGTTTTGAAATGGATGGCTCTTTTTCTAAAGTAGAGAATATTTTTCAAGAAAAGTTCGAACAGCCTAAGTCTTCTGTGATGCTGGTCTTTGATTCTGAAGAATATAACCCTCAAGATCAAGAATATAAAGATTTTGTACTGAATTCTATTGAGCAAATGGGTGATGTTCAAGACGTAGTTGGCGTTCAAAGTCCCTATGCTGCTCCCGAAAAAACGATAAAAGATAGTGTATCGTTTGCTACCATTCAGTTTGATAAGAGCTTCGGAGATTTAAAGACTTCCATTGAACAAATAAGAGACCGATTGCCTGAAGACAAGGAGATCTCAGTTTCATTAACAGGCGGGCCGGTTATTGCTGAAGATATGAACACTGCAAGTCAACACGACTTAGCAAGAGCAGAAGCCATAGGGATACCTGCAGCACTAGTTATTCTTCTACTGGCGTTCGGCGGTTTAATAGCTGCAGGATTACCGATTATAGTCGGAGTGATCTCTGTTGTAAGCTCCCTTGGTCTTCTTTATTTTTATGGTCAAGAAACAAACGTAAGTATTTTCTTACTAAATGTTGTTCCTATGATCGGTCTAGCATTAGGAATAGATTTTGCCCTGCTTCTTGTAAATCGTTTTCGTGAAGAACTTCATCAAGGAATCGAAAAAGCTACCATAATCTCTGTTCAAACAGCAGGTCGATCCATTGCCTTTTCAGGTCTTTGTGTGTTCTTAGGTCTATCAGGTATGCTGCTGATTAATATCGATATTTTTAAAACAGTTGCAATTGGCGGTATGGTTGTTGTTATTCTATCCGTACTGAATGCCATTACATTTTTGCCAGCAATTTTAGCAGTACTTGGTGACCGTGTTAATGCGTTAAAATTGTTTAAACCGAAAAAAAATGGAAAATCAGTTTGGCATTCATTTGCGGCTTTTGTTATGAAGCGACCCGTTATAATGGCGATTACGGCAGCATGTATTTTAGGGTTATCCGTAACCCCCGTTAAAGATATGAAACTTTCAATTCCGGAAGCTGAGGCCCTTCCTCCAGAATATGAGTCTAGAACTGCCTTTGAAAAATTCGAAAAAACCTTTGGTGAAGATGAATTGTACCCGGTGCTCATCGTGGCGGAATCAAATGATTCATACACTACAAATAAAGAATCTCTGCTTGCGTTAGAAAAATTAGTAAAGAATCTTGAAAATGAAAAAGAAGTAACCAAAACAGAATCTATTTTTAATTATACTAACCAGCTTAATGGTTCAGAGCTTTACGATGTGTTGCAGACAGAACAAGGAAAGCAGCAGTTATCCCCTGCATTAAAGCCGTTTATCAATAAAGAAACAGCAGTAATCAGAGCTTATTTATCAGTAGATGTTACAGGTGATGAAGCCAAGCGATTCGTTAAGAAATGGGAAGATGAACATGATGGACTTTCATTAACTATCGGTGGTGTAACAAAGTTTAATCAAGAGATATTTGATGAAATTATCGAAAAAGCACCATATGGGTTAGCGATTGTACTTATTACTACCCTTTTCATACTAATGATTGCATTCCGTTCTGTATTCATACCGATAAAGGCAATCTTTATGAACATGCTTAGTCTGGCAGCTACCTTTGGAATTCTTGTTTGGATATTCCAAAGCGGCGTGCTGATGGACCCAGTTGAAATTGGATTGATGATACCTGTCTTTACGTTCGGAATCGTATTCGGACTGAGTATGGATTACGAGGTTTTCTTAATCTCTAGAATACAAGAAATCTATGAGGAGAGCGGTGATAATGACCACGCTACATTATCGGGATTAACCTCTACTTCAAAAATCATTACTTCAGCCGCTGCAATTATGATTGTGATAACTGGATCCTTTGCTTTTACCAATGTAATGCCTGTAAAGCAAATAGGTATTGCTATTGCACTCGCTATTTTTATAGATGCAACCATCGTCAGGATGATCTTCGTTCCGTCTTTAATGAAGCTTCTCGGAGACTGGAATTGGTGGATGCCATTTTCAAAGAATAAGAAGAATAAAAACCGCGGCGCCCTTTCCTAATGGGGTGCCGTTTTTTTACACATTCAGAAAGTATAACTTGTTTGCATGAAGATTTTCGCCATAGGCAACAAGTTTAGGTCGATCAGTATGACCGCAACTAAGACAGACGCAAAAGGCTATACGGCAACCAAGTTCTCTATAAACTAATTGTGGGAAATTAAAACGTTATATCCTATAATAAGAAATAGCTAGTCTTATTTTTAGGGGTGTTCATATGACTGAAATTATTATAATTCTTCTTATTTCTTATTTGCTAGGTTCAATCCCCTTTGCCCTGTTAGTAGGAAAACTAGGTTATGGCATTGACATCAGAGAACATGGAAGCGGGAATTTAGGCGGTACAAACACGTTTAGGACTTTAGGAAAGAAAGCGGGTTTTATTGTTTCAGCAGCAGATGTTTTAAAAGGTACATTAGCTGCAAGCTTGCCTGTTTTGCTGGATATTGACCTTCATCCACTTATTGCGGGAATACCAGCTGTAATTGGACATTGTTACCCAGTATTTGCGAAATTTAAAGGCGGTAAAGCGGTAGCAACTTCTGGCGGTGTTTTATTATTTGCAGAACCTCTTTTATTTGTTCTCGTTCTGCTTACCTTCTTTTTAACGCTATACTTAAGTAAATACGTTTCACTTTCATCTATTATGGCTGGTGTCGGTTCAATCGCTTTAAGCCTCTTGCTTTCTGGCGACTCCATTACAACCTACATCTTAATTGGCTTTACACTTTTTCTAATCTTTAGACACAGACAAAACATTGTCAGAATCGCTAAAAAAACAGAACCAAAAGTAAAATGGATTTAAGATCGTTCTTATTATAAGGACGATCTTTTTTTATGCTATTTTAGAGAATTTCGTTGCACGTGTAAGTTGTTGATTTCTTTTTCAAATGCTTTGGTCTCAACGGTGCATGTTAATGTGACGAGAAAAATGTCGCGAAATATGTCGAGGGTTGTAAACTCGTGGATAAACAGCAAAAACTTTTGGATTGACAGCCGAAATTCGTGGATAAACGGCCAAAATTTTTGGATTACGTGCCTAAACTTTTGGAATGCATTAGCTGAATACCTAGCTAGGTATATGTTACGACCAGTTTCGATACTCGAAACTGCACCATTTTCAAATCAAAAGCTACCTTGTTCATAAATTCCAGTCGATCTGTTTTGCTAAGCGGTTTTTCAACTTATTTTCTTTGCTTAATTATCAAATTAATACTAATAAAATTAAAAATAGGCTTTTCTCCTAAAAAAGTACAGGCGATTTCACTAAAAACTCCGCATTTGTCCGTGTCCGTTTAGGTGGTTCGGTCATATGGTGTAATGTGACGTTGACCTAGACTTAAATATTTGGAGGGACTGAAATGGAAAACAAGAAAATGAATATGCCTTATGGTGACAATATGAACATTAATATGAAGCCGGTAGCAAACATGCCGTTGCATGGTGGATATGGTGGAGGCTATGGTTATGGACATGGCTGCGGGTTTCTAATTATTGTTGTTCTATTCATCCTGCTAATCATTATCGGAGCGACAGCGTTCCACGGTAAAGATGACGACTGCGACGAATCTTCATCCTCTTCTCATTAAGTCATTATATTTATAAAAAAAGAAAGAGAGAAGCAAATTATGCTTCTCTCTTTCTTTTTTTAAATAGTCCAATTATACTGAATAAAAAGCCTTAGCAATGCTCGTCATATGCTCCGAGCAAATTCTCAAGAATCTCCTCTGGTGCATGGTTTTCAATGTTATGGCGATGTATAAAGTGAACGACTTTTCCATCCTTTAATACAGCCATTGAAGGAGAAGATGGCGGAATATCACCAAAGAATTCTCTCATTTGAGCCGTAGCTTCTTTATCCTGACCGGCAAACACCGTCACAAATTGATCAGGCTTTACAGAGTGGTTCTGTGATGCAATTGCAACTGGACGAGCTAGACCTGCAGCACATCCACATACAGAATTAATCACAACTAATGCAGTACCTTCTGTTTCCTGCATAAAATAATTAACTTCTTCAGGTGTTTTTAACTCTTCAAAACCAGCGCGCGTTAATTCATCTCTCATAGGTTGAGCCATTTGTTTCATATATTCTTCATAGGCATTCATAATTTATTCCTCCTGAAAACGAATCATTTACATACAATGTTATTATAGCGTAAACAAGCCATCTTTTTAACTATTTCGGCTTATCTCATGAATCTTCTTATTTTCAAGTATGTTTACTTTTTGATAATGAGGTTTGAAACTTTCTTTTATTAATGTATTAGCTACTGAACTTGCTTCAATTGGTTCATATTTTTTAGGGTATACAGATGGTAAAGCTTTATAGAGCTTTTCAGCAAATCTTTCTCCAAGCCTGAACTCATCACGGACCCCTATCAATAAAGAAGGCCTAACAATTGTGAGATGAGGAAGGTTCATTGAGATCAACTGTGACTCCATCTTCCCTTTAACTCTATTATAAAAGAATGTTGATTTGGCATTAGCTCCTAGGGCTGAAATAACTGAAAGATGTTTGATGTTTAATTTTTGAGCAAGTCTGCCTAACTTAACTGGAATATGCAGATCTACTTCTTCAAAAGCACTTTTTGATTTAGCTTTTTTCATCGTCGTACCGATACAGATAAACATTGCATCAGCTTTAATGTTTTCTAAGCGGTATTCAGGTGCTGAAAAATCGAATATGATTTCTTTTATTTTTTCATGTTTTATGTCTGTCGCTTTTCTAACGAGCATAATAATTTCTTGACACATAGGATCATTAAGGAGCTGTTTTACGACTTCCTGACCGACTAAACCACTTGATCCTGCAATAATAACTGTTTCACTATTCATTATTTAATGACCCTTTCTTTTTCTTGAAAGCAAATTTTTAATAATAATTCGGACTGGTAGGTGTATTTGGGTGAAGCATTCTTATTTTATCACTGGTTATCCAGGTTTTATAGCCTCAAAACTTGTAAAGGCTCTGCAAACAGAATATCCATCTTCTTCTTTTTACTTATTAATCTTAAAACAAGAAAGACAAATAGCCGAAAAAAAACTAGAAAATCATCATGAAAATATACAACTTATAGAAGGTGACATTACTAAAGAAAATTTAGGTTTGTCTTATACAGAAATCGAACACCTTGCAAATCATATTACACATTGTGTTCATTTAGCAGCTCTATACGATTTAACCATTCCGTATGATCCTGCTTATTCCTGTAATGTTATCGGAACTAAAAACGTCTTATCCTTTGTAGAGAAATGCAAGGATTTAAAACGATTTTGTTATTACAGCACTGCTTATGTATCAGGTAACGAGCAAGGGGAAATCCTTGAAAATGATTTTAGAAAGCCTCAAAGCTTTCGTAATTTTTACGAACAAACAAAGCATGAAGCAGAAAGTATTGTTAGAGCATCTATGGATAGGATACCAACCACCATCATTAGGCCAGGAATTATTGTAGGTGATTCGATAACAGGTGAAACCATTAAGTTTGACGGTCCTTATTTTATGATGCAGTTTTTAAACCGTTTAGCTCGTCTTCCAATTCCTAATATCGGCAAGTCAACATCGAAAATTCATCTCGTTCCCGTCGATTTTATAATTAAAGCCTCCGTATTCTTAATGCACGACCCTAGAGGTGAATCAAAAACGTACCACATGCTTAGTCCTGATTCACCTTCTATTCAGGAAGCATATTCTTTATTATGCCAAGAGCTTACTGGTAAAAAACCTAGTTGGACGTTATCTAGAATGTTTGCAGAACGATTATTGTCCATATCTATCCTTTCTAAATGGCTAGGCGTACCTTATGAAACGCTCTCTTACTTTTCTCATGATGCGCAATATGATACGACTCAGCTAGTTAGGGACCTGCAAGGAACTGAAATTACTTGTCCTCCATTTAAGGAATATGTTGGCGCTATTGTGCAATATTACAAAAACAACGCAAGTGATTATAACTTGAAAAGGTATTAAAAGGGATGGCAGTCTAAACTGTCATCCCTTACTTTACACTAAATTATTACTGCTGCTGACTACTTCGGCAGCTAATGTATTTTTAAAATGTGATATTGCCCATTCATGTCCCGCCTGACTAAAACTTTGAACAGCATCTTCATGAACTATAATTGAAAAGCCTTTATTGTACGCGTCAACAGCAGTATGTAATACACATATATCTGTACACACTCCTGTAAGGTGCAATTCTTGTATGTTTCTTTCTCGCAATTTTAATTCTAGATTAGTTCCCGCAAAAGCACTATAGCGAGTCTTATCTAACCAGTGAATTTGCTTTGCTAAATCTGCACGGTTTTTTGTATAAACATCATTTAGCTTTCCATACAGCTCCCTGCCTTCAGTGTTTCGAATATTATGTGGAGGGAACAACTTGCTTTCTGGATGATATTGGTCGTTTTCTTCATGTACATCTACTGCAAAAACCACATAATCTTCATTTCTCAAAAACTCTTTTGTAAGTGATACAATTCTCTCTTCAATTATCTGACCAGGCTTTCCGCATGTCAGCTTACCTTCATCGGCTACAAAATCGTTCGTATAATCAATTACAATTAATGCTTTCATTCCATCCTCCATTTAACCAAGTGTTTCAATCTCAACACTGCGTATTCCTTCAATCTTCTTCACATCATCATAAAGGTCTGTAGTATACCTTTTTTCGTAAATGGATGCTGACAATTCCATCTTTTTGTTGTCGTTTTCTAGATCTTTAATTCTCACATTAACGATTTTGACTTTAAGCTCGTTAATCTCTTTCATGACATCACTCATATTTGTGTCAGGATTTACAACTAACTTTAACTTAATATCAATTTGTCTTAATGCTTTCGGACCAATCCATTTCATGATTAAAGGAATAAGCTCTACGCTGATCAATATTAAAAATGCACCAGCTGCTGCTTCTTTATAAAACCCTGCTCCTGCTGCAATTCCTAAACCTGATGCTCCCCATATCATGGCGGCTGTTGTGAG is from Fictibacillus sp. b24 and encodes:
- a CDS encoding MgtC/SapB family protein encodes the protein MSVVLVKLGMSAFFGLIIGIERELKNKPVGLKTSLVISISSCLLTIVSIESAKQFSLVSSQTVMDPMRLAAQIVSGIGFLGAGVILRRSNDVISGLTTAAMIWGASGLGIAAGAGFYKEAAAGAFLILISVELIPLIMKWIGPKALRQIDIKLKLVVNPDTNMSDVMKEINELKVKIVNVRIKDLENDNKKMELSASIYEKRYTTDLYDDVKKIEGIRSVEIETLG